TTCCTTTTCGGATTCGGTAAGCCGGTCACCTTTCATCAGCATACTGTTGTATTCACCCAACGCAAACTCCTCGGCAGATTGAAGAAACTGTTTGAAATCGGGGTAACGTTGTTTGTCAATTTTACCGTGGTGATAGGCTGTGGCCGCAAAAGCCGGTAAAAACAAGGTATACGGCAGGTCGTTTCCGCTGGTAAAATACAGCGTTTGGAAATTCATCACTGCCGAAATCAGGACCAGTCCATTGAGCATCATACCGTGGCGGTCTTGCAAATAGCCCGACAGGCCAGCCGCACGGGTCGTTCCATAGCTTTCACCCGCAAGGTATTTGGGTGAGTTCCATCGGGCATTGCGCGTTACATAGCGGTGAATAAAATCACCCACACTCCGAAGGTCTTCTTCGTAGCCGGTAAACTCTTTTTTATCGGTATCTCCTGCCGGGCGGCTCAAACCGGTTTCCACAGGGTCAATAAACACCAGGTCCGTTACATTGAGCCATGAGTATTCATTGTCAACCACTTTGTAGGGCGGCGCGGGAGCAAGACCTTCGTCGGTCATGACCGCCCTTCTCGGACCCAGTGCCCCCATGTGCAACCAAACCGAGCTGGAGCCGGGGCCACCGTTGAAGGAAAAGGTGATGGGTCTGTCGGCAGGGTTTTTTACGCCATCGCGGGTGTAAGCTATGTAGAAAATGCGCGCCTTCTCCTCCCCTTTCTCATTGAGCATCAGTAAGTGACCCGCAGTAGCCGTGTAGTTGATGCGCTCTCCTTCGAGGGTAATGGTGTGTTGGGTAACCACAGGATCGGGAAAACTGAATGTGCTTTTACTCGTTTTGTCGGCCTTTTCGCCCTGGGCAAAACACTGAAATGAAATCAATACCAGAAAAAGAAGGGTGAGCAATCGTACCATGTTGCAGGTTTTATTTGATGGTTTCCGCCCCGAATTTACGACTTTTGAGGCTGTTCATTCTAACTGAAGCGCGTCATGATTTTTGAGTTCGAAGGTTTTCGCCCGGTGGTTCACCCCTCCTCTTTTGTTCACCCACTGGCTGCGGTAACCGGCAATGTGCTTATCGGTAAAAACGTGTACATCGGCCCGGGTGCTGCTGTGCGGGGTGACTGGGGTCAGATTACCATTGAGGACGGATGCAACGTGCAGGAGAATTGCACCATTCACATGTTTCCGGGTGTGGAAGTCGTTTTGCACGAAGGCGCGCACATCGGCCACGGAGCCATTGTGCACGGAGCCACCATCGGTAAAAATTGCCTTGTAGGCATGAATGCGGTAATCATGGACGAAGTAGTGGTTGGCGATGAGTGTATCATCGGTGCGCTTGCGCTGATTACAGCCAAAACCAACATTCCACAGAGAAGTGTGGTGGTGGGCAACCCGGCCAAAGTAGTGAAACCTGTTACCGACGAAATGCTGGCGTGGAAAACCGAGGGCACCCGGCTCTACCAGCAACTACCTGCACATTGCCACCAACATTTGCGCGAGTGTGAGCCGCTTACAGAACCTGAGCCCAACAGACCAACCCAGGCTCGCGTGTACGATATCTGGAAAAACCGCGATAAGGGCGACTAAACTATCGGGTGTGAATCAACTTGCGGTGCGCGCTTTCGCCATTCTCGCCGCAGGCAGTGACGATGTACATGCCCGCCGGCCAGGACGATGCGTCAACGTGAATGATTGATTGATGATTTGCAGATTCGTGCAAAAACATCCTTCCCGAAAGGTCGCTGACAGTTACACTTTGTAATGGTTGGTTTCGGGATGATGAGACCTGAAAAAAGCCGGAAGAAGGATTGGGATACATGCTGAACTCAAGCGGTGCCGCCTCTTCAACGTTGGTAACCAAACATTCATACAGGTTAAAATCGTGGCTCACAAAGCCGGGCTCAAGTACACCGCCCGTTGCCCCAATAGCAAAGAAGTTTCCGTAGTGCAGATTGTACGTAAAACCTACTCCCTCGAGATCCTCCACGTTGAGTTCAAGTGTGTAGCCACAGCCTTGTTGCAGGCAAAACGGCACTTGCTCTTGCGTGTTCTCTCCGTTGAAGACCACCGTGCCCGACTCCATTTCCATTCCGTTCTGGGAGAGCGTCCATTCAACGTTTGTAAACAGCGGGGTTCCACCAGCCCGTGATATTGAAAGCACCAGCGGCACGCAGTCGAGCTCCGGCCATAACAAGAAGGGCCCGGGGAATGCGCACTCAAAACCCTCATAAAACAAGCTCCAGAGTTGTAACTCCCCGGGTATCGGAGTATTGGGCAGAACGGTCATATCAATGATTTCCATGGTGTGCACCTGATCGGTGGCCATTCCGAAGAAAAAGACTTCTTCGAGGGCAATGGTGGCCTGGTTTGCGTCGGCAACTAAAAAACCCGGATGGGTGATGAAGTTGTCGAAATCGGTGTACTCCGCACGAACCAGAATCTGGTTCATGTTGAAGGGGTTGATTTCCATGCGTGTAATGCTAAGGGAATCGCAATTGCCCATTTGGCCCAGGGCGAATTGGTTCATCAGAGTGGCTGCAAAAAAAAGGGTAAGCAAGTTGGTTTTCATGGCAGATGGCATAAGAGGCTTAAATTTACGCTGTAATCACCCGTTTCAACGAAATGAATCGAAAAAAGTTAGTGGTTTTAACAGGGGCTGGTATGAGTGCAGAGAGTGGCGTGGCTACTTTCAGGGGCGCAGGCGGCCTGTGGGAAGGCTATCGCATTGAGGAAGTGGCATCTCCCGAAGGTTGGATGAAACAGCCTGAGGTGGTTCTGGATTTCTACAACCAGCGTCGCAAACAGATGATGGAGGTAGAACCCAATAAAGGCCATAGAATACTGGCTCAGCTTGAAGAAGATTTTGACGTACACATTATCACTCAGAATATTGATAATCTTCACGAGCGCGCGGGCTCCACAAGGGTGCTTCACCTCCACGGTGAGATCATGAAGGCCCGGAGTACCGGCGACCCATCGCTCGTGTATGAGCTAGACCATTGGAAAATTGAAATGGGGCAATGTTGCGAAAAAGGGTTTCAGTTGCGTCCACATATTGTGTGGTTTGGCGAAATGGTGCCCATGATTGAGCCTGCTGCCGATTTGGTTTCAGAGGCCGATGTGGTGGTTATAGTAGGAACTTCGATGGTGGTTTATCCTGCTGCAGGGCTCGTGCACTACGCACCGGATGAAGTGCCCATTTATTGCATTGACCCCGAAATCCCCTACCTACCCCACCGAAATCCACCAATTGTAACGATTGCAGCCGGCGCTTCCGAAGGTCTGGAGGAACTGAAGCGCTTCATCAAGATAAAATAAAAGCCCCTGCGTAGGCGGAGGCTTTCGGAGTAGTGCAATTGCTTTAAAATTAATGCAACAGCACCTTTTGGCTCAATACTTCATTGCTTCCCTGTGCGCGAATGATGTACAATCCTGCGTAGCGTACCGGAAGTTGAAAGAAATACTCGCCTGGGGCGAGACTCTCACGTGATAAAATGTGCTTTCCGGTGAGGTCAAACACATCAAAGCGCTCAATCAGCTGCCCATTCTGAACACGCACGGTGAAATCGGGTCGTGGTTCAATCACAAGGTGGTTCTTGTCGGCTTCTTCCACACTTGTTGGAAGGCATTCACCGGGCGTCCAGCTGGTTACCCCACCGAAGTAAAATGCATAACAGTCATTACTGTAAGTCTCTCCATCACAGCCGCAAACAGGATCCCAAATATCCAGGCACATTATTTCAGGGTCAATCTGATCGGGATTGATGCAATCTACCGCAAAACACGATTCATCGCACTCTGCAAAGGTATCGAAGAAGTACGCGCTGTAATCTACCCCATTGTCTGCAATCATATCACAACCGGATATGGACATGCAGGCATTATTTACGATAGCGACACCAATTACAGCATCACATTCGCCAAAATCAAGTCCCGAAGGAAGCGGTGCACAGGGATTGGGCTCTTCGCAAGTGCCGGCAAACCAGCTGGTGACGCCACCATAATAATAAGCATGGCATTCATTCACATAGGTAATTCCATCGCATCCACATACGGGATCATCATTTAGAGGACAAGGTGCATCAAGGTCAATCTGCTCGGGGTTGATGCAATCATTGGTTTCAAGGCAAGCTTCGCACTCCTCTGGAGAGTCGTAAAGGGCTGGTGTATAATCCACGCCTTCCACCTCCCAGCCGCATCCGGATATGGGCTCACAAGCGCCTGCCAACACTCCATATCCAAGAAACATATCACAAAGTCCGAAGTCAATATCTTCCAGGTCGGTACAAGGTTCGGCAGGTTCAGTCGGTTGTCCGGCACATTCACCTTGCGTCCAACTGGTTACTCCGCCGTAGTAAAAGGCATAGCATTCGTTGTCGTAGGTTACATCATCACAACCACAAACAGGATCGTAAATTTCAATACATATGGCGTCGGGGTCAATTTGATCGGGATTGATACAGTCGCTTTGCAAACAAGCCTGACAATCGGCCAGGTCTTCATAGAAATACGCGGAGTAATTTACGCCGTCCGACGCAATGGTGCCACAGCCTGAAACGGCAATGCATTCATTATTGATGAGCGCAACTCCAATGATGGCTGCGCACATTCCAAAGTCCAGTCCGGGGTCAAGCTCAGGACAGTCACCCGGGGCAAAAATCGGGCATTCGCCTTCTGTCCAGGATGTCACACCACCGGAATTCACGGCGTAACACTCGTTGGAGTAGGTCTCACCATCGCAACCACACACCGGTTGAAAAATGTCGAAGCAAATGGCATCAGGGTTAATAAGCGATGGATCAATGCAGTCTTCCTGCGCTGACAGGAGCAGTGTGGGCAGAAAAAACAAGAGGGTATAAAGTCGTTTCATGGCAAAAAAAAAGAGGGTTCACAATATTGACTGTGAACCCTCACTTCGGTTGCCCGAAACCCGTTATGAATTTTAATTCGTTTTGATAAATCTTCCGTGCAACACAGTATCGTTCCCTGAAATCTGAATCAGGTAGGTTCCGGAGGCCCAGTGCTGGATATCAATAATGACCTGTTCTGATTGCCCGTTGTAAGGAACAGGCTCATTAATCATGCGTCCATCTGGTGTAAACACGCGCAGAGCCTCGGTTTGAAATCCGGCAGGCAGCACCACGGTTACCCGGTCTCTGGAAGGAACCGGGAAGATATGGAGGCTTTGATCAGCGTTGAGTTCACCTACGCTGGTAGGTACAACTTCAAACGGATCTGATATTTCCGTGCAACCATTTCCTGTTTCAATTTCCACGGTATAGGTTCCGGGGCCGATGATCTCAATGACAGGACTGTTTGAATTCGGGATGGGTTCGCCATTGAGGAACCATTGGTAGGTAGCGCCCCCAACAGGATTTATTCCGAGTTGGTCAGTATCTATGGCATCAATTACAGGCTGCGTGATATTGGTCATGGTAACCGTGATGGATTGCGAAGAAGTGCTGCAATCTTCACCACTGAATACCTGAACGCTGTACACGCTTGGCGCATTGATCTCAATCACAGCTCCGGTATGGCCGTTGTTCCAAAGGTACTCCGTCCATCCGCCCGGGGCAGCAATTTGAATGCTCTGGCCGGGGCAGATTTGCAAAGGACCTCCATTGAACTGACCAAGAGTTGCAAGGGTGTTGCCGCTGTTGATCTGGGCATTGAGCCAGGCACCTGTTTCAGCGGTCACCATGGCTGTTGGAATGGTCACATTGGGGCCCTGGGCACCTCCACCCATTTCCATCAATTCACCGGGAACGTTGTTTACAATAATAACCCCTACCGCACCGGCTTGCTGGGCACTGAAAGCTTTGGATCCAAATTCGCAGCCGCCGCGGTAAATCACGGCGATGTTGCCGCTCAGAGCGGCTCCGTTTACTGCATTTTCGCAGAGTAAGCTGTCAGCGGCAGTGCCATCGCGGGCTATCACGAGGTTTGAAGTTACACTTACACTGTTGAGATTGGGCGACCCCCAGCCTGCTCCAACGCCTTGAAAAGAGTAATGGCCCTGAACTTCGGCGGGATTGAGTACCGCAAAAGCTGTTTGGTTTTGACTCACCAACGATGGCACAGGAGGTTGAGGCAAAATGACTACGTCAATTTCTAGCTGCGATGAGCACCCGGCAGCGGTTCCCACCACGGTGTATGTAGTACTTGATGCCGGCGAGGCTTCTACCGTTTCGCCTTCGGTTGCGGAAAGTCCGAATGCAGGAGACCACGAAAACTCTGAGGCACCTGATGCCATAAGGGTTACGGGCTCACCTCCGCATGAAACGGCCTCGGTTGTGTTTACGGTCAATACCGGAGAATCAAAAACAGATATGTAGTTAACAACGGTAATTTCATCGCTACCCCACGGGTTGGTTACGGTCAACGTTACATTGTATTCACCCGCTTGATCATAGGTAACTTCTGGTGAGGCCAGATCCGACGTTGCGGGTGTACCTCCTTCAAATTCCCAGAAAAAAGATGTGGGTGCAAAAAGGCTTTGGTTGATGTACTGAACCGGAGTTCCTACACAGGCTGATGTTGAGTTTGAGGTAAAGTCAGCCACAGGAGCAGCCTGCACGGTGAGACAGTTTCCGGTGAGCTGCACATTGTCAACGTAGATGTTGTTTCCGTAATCGTTGTACGTTTCGAACTTGATCCGCACCTCACTTTCTCCGTCAAATTCACTGAGGTCAATGGTGAAACAGCCCGAACCAAGATCACCACCAAAACACCAGTCATTTCCGTTGGCAGGAACAAAATTTTGATTGAGAATGGTTCCGGTAGCAAAAGTCCCCTGACCATTTTCTGCCACCTCCAAAACGCGATGCGGATAGGTGGCACCACCGTCTGTTGAAACCATCACGATGAGTGAGTCGGCAAACTGAGCTGAAAAGCGTCGGTGGGCGTGCTGAAAATCGAGTTGAATATTCTGATGACCGGAAAAATCGAGCACAGGTGTTATCAAACCGTCTCTTTGACCCTGATCATCATAGTTATACAGGTTGATACCTGCTGCTTTATTGCCGTTTACGGAACCTCCTACGGTGAAAATCTCCCAACCAATGCTGTTGTCCGGGTTCTCAACCGTCCATCCCATATCATCAAAAGTTCCTTCTTCAAAGTCTTCTAGAAAAAACACATCGAGGCCATTGGACGAAATCTCCACATACCCCGGCATGGTGATGGTGTTGTTTCCAAAATCGTTTGATACTTCGAGAATCACATCGTAAAACCCTTCAGAGCTGTAGTTCACAATAGGGTTTTGCGAGGTTGAGGTTCCGGGGTTACCTCCGGAGAATGTCCAGTTATAATTCGTTGCAAGCCCTCCACCCGAGCTACCAAAAAACTGCACAGAGCCTCCGGGGCATGCCACTGCGTTGTTGCTGCTCACCACAGCTACAGGAGGAGCATTTACCGTGGCCTGAGCGCAAAGCACGGCCTGGTGAGCATTGATTCTCCCTGAGCCGAGTTGCCCGATAAAATTCGGGTTGACGCTGTTGATGTTATCAGCGGTACTTAAAATACAATCAACCACTTGCTGCTGTGGCAATTCGGGGTTCACCGAAAGAACAAGGCCAGCCAAGC
The Cryomorphaceae bacterium DNA segment above includes these coding regions:
- a CDS encoding peptidase S10, whose protein sequence is MVRLLTLLFLVLISFQCFAQGEKADKTSKSTFSFPDPVVTQHTITLEGERINYTATAGHLLMLNEKGEEKARIFYIAYTRDGVKNPADRPITFSFNGGPGSSSVWLHMGALGPRRAVMTDEGLAPAPPYKVVDNEYSWLNVTDLVFIDPVETGLSRPAGDTDKKEFTGYEEDLRSVGDFIHRYVTRNARWNSPKYLAGESYGTTRAAGLSGYLQDRHGMMLNGLVLISAVMNFQTLYFTSGNDLPYTLFLPAFAATAYHHGKIDKQRYPDFKQFLQSAEEFALGEYNSMLMKGDRLTESEKE
- a CDS encoding transferase hexapeptide repeat family protein; translated protein: MIFEFEGFRPVVHPSSFVHPLAAVTGNVLIGKNVYIGPGAAVRGDWGQITIEDGCNVQENCTIHMFPGVEVVLHEGAHIGHGAIVHGATIGKNCLVGMNAVIMDEVVVGDECIIGALALITAKTNIPQRSVVVGNPAKVVKPVTDEMLAWKTEGTRLYQQLPAHCHQHLRECEPLTEPEPNRPTQARVYDIWKNRDKGD
- a CDS encoding T9SS C-terminal target domain-containing protein is translated as MPSAMKTNLLTLFFAATLMNQFALGQMGNCDSLSITRMEINPFNMNQILVRAEYTDFDNFITHPGFLVADANQATIALEEVFFFGMATDQVHTMEIIDMTVLPNTPIPGELQLWSLFYEGFECAFPGPFLLWPELDCVPLVLSISRAGGTPLFTNVEWTLSQNGMEMESGTVVFNGENTQEQVPFCLQQGCGYTLELNVEDLEGVGFTYNLHYGNFFAIGATGGVLEPGFVSHDFNLYECLVTNVEEAAPLEFSMYPNPSSGFFQVSSSRNQPLQSVTVSDLSGRMFLHESANHQSIIHVDASSWPAGMYIVTACGENGESAHRKLIHTR
- a CDS encoding NAD-dependent deacylase, with the protein product MNRKKLVVLTGAGMSAESGVATFRGAGGLWEGYRIEEVASPEGWMKQPEVVLDFYNQRRKQMMEVEPNKGHRILAQLEEDFDVHIITQNIDNLHERAGSTRVLHLHGEIMKARSTGDPSLVYELDHWKIEMGQCCEKGFQLRPHIVWFGEMVPMIEPAADLVSEADVVVIVGTSMVVYPAAGLVHYAPDEVPIYCIDPEIPYLPHRNPPIVTIAAGASEGLEELKRFIKIK
- a CDS encoding T9SS C-terminal target domain-containing protein is translated as MSISGCDMIADNGVDYSAYFFDTFAECDESCFAVDCINPDQIDPEIMCLDIWDPVCGCDGETYSNDCYAFYFGGVTSWTPGECLPTSVEEADKNHLVIEPRPDFTVRVQNGQLIERFDVFDLTGKHILSRESLAPGEYFFQLPVRYAGLYIIRAQGSNEVLSQKVLLH
- a CDS encoding PKD domain-containing protein → MYLRINLKPRGVLNQCLKPNVNLQVTLIMTFMKKWLPTWLALSLVVSFATAQSETDVFYPGELWVQVSPEATKPIQWEKKEVQLDSFLRLIGEELAEEFGIHTVRKPFYFARTNDISEVYQLYFNRVGDEELLARELEKLEVVNYAERVPIMRPTFTPNDLGPQTGNGNQWGLWRISAQDAWDITQGSTEIRVAIVDDAVLTTHPDLIPNLVAGYDVSQDNADPNPNQTGMTHGTHVAGIVGAATNNGIGVASIGFNIKIIPVKSSNSAQFISDAYAGVIWSADNGADVINMSWGGSGFSTTGQNIINYAFNAGCVNIAAAGNDNVSTIFYPAGYNNVVSVASTASNDAKSNFSNFGGWIDIAAPGSQILSTYFNTSYAPTYANLSGTSMASPMVAGLAGLVLSVNPELPQQQVVDCILSTADNINSVNPNFIGQLGSGRINAHQAVLCAQATVNAPPVAVVSSNNAVACPGGSVQFFGSSGGGLATNYNWTFSGGNPGTSTSQNPIVNYSSEGFYDVILEVSNDFGNNTITMPGYVEISSNGLDVFFLEDFEEGTFDDMGWTVENPDNSIGWEIFTVGGSVNGNKAAGINLYNYDDQGQRDGLITPVLDFSGHQNIQLDFQHAHRRFSAQFADSLIVMVSTDGGATYPHRVLEVAENGQGTFATGTILNQNFVPANGNDWCFGGDLGSGCFTIDLSEFDGESEVRIKFETYNDYGNNIYVDNVQLTGNCLTVQAAPVADFTSNSTSACVGTPVQYINQSLFAPTSFFWEFEGGTPATSDLASPEVTYDQAGEYNVTLTVTNPWGSDEITVVNYISVFDSPVLTVNTTEAVSCGGEPVTLMASGASEFSWSPAFGLSATEGETVEASPASSTTYTVVGTAAGCSSQLEIDVVILPQPPVPSLVSQNQTAFAVLNPAEVQGHYSFQGVGAGWGSPNLNSVSVTSNLVIARDGTAADSLLCENAVNGAALSGNIAVIYRGGCEFGSKAFSAQQAGAVGVIIVNNVPGELMEMGGGAQGPNVTIPTAMVTAETGAWLNAQINSGNTLATLGQFNGGPLQICPGQSIQIAAPGGWTEYLWNNGHTGAVIEINAPSVYSVQVFSGEDCSTSSQSITVTMTNITQPVIDAIDTDQLGINPVGGATYQWFLNGEPIPNSNSPVIEIIGPGTYTVEIETGNGCTEISDPFEVVPTSVGELNADQSLHIFPVPSRDRVTVVLPAGFQTEALRVFTPDGRMINEPVPYNGQSEQVIIDIQHWASGTYLIQISGNDTVLHGRFIKTN